A region from the Acidiferrobacter sp. SPIII_3 genome encodes:
- a CDS encoding MFS transporter, which produces MAQDNRSLLKALDEAPVSFFHMRAAVTAGMGFFTDAYDLFIIGMALVYLKPEWHLTAGQIGLLGSGSLLAAFLGALIFGRLADLIGRKTIYGLEAVLMAIGALACAFAPDFMWLLVFRFILGFGIGGDYPMSAVLMSEYSNAKKRGSLVSLVFGMQGLGLVFGPVVALTLEAAGLGHDIIWRIMLGLGALPPLAVLYLRRTMPESPRYKALVRGQSEAAARDMASYSEGQIQAAGQTAGSRPQPRKMTLRAFLGNRRNLLMILGTAGSWFLLDYAFYGNVISTPQIIGLLAPHASRLQGTAWALVIFAVAAVPGYLASILLMDRIGHRRLQMIGFAVMAISFGLIALAPGMTHDVLPFLLLYGVSFFFTEFGPNCTTFVIPAEVFPTGGRTTGHGIAAGIGKLGAFVGTFLFPFISHAGGLKGAMMFAAGVSFLGLLLTQLVLPETSGQTLEALSAETDEEPMDDPRLVRTGASR; this is translated from the coding sequence ATGGCCCAGGACAATCGCTCGTTACTTAAGGCGCTGGACGAGGCGCCGGTCAGCTTCTTTCATATGCGCGCCGCGGTGACTGCCGGGATGGGCTTTTTCACCGACGCCTATGATCTTTTCATCATCGGCATGGCGCTCGTGTATTTGAAGCCCGAATGGCATCTGACCGCCGGTCAGATCGGCCTTTTGGGGAGCGGTTCGTTGCTCGCGGCGTTCCTGGGCGCACTCATCTTCGGGCGCTTGGCGGATCTCATCGGGCGCAAGACGATCTATGGGCTGGAGGCCGTGCTGATGGCCATAGGCGCCTTGGCATGTGCCTTTGCCCCGGACTTCATGTGGCTGCTTGTGTTCCGTTTCATCCTGGGTTTCGGGATCGGCGGCGACTATCCCATGAGCGCGGTGCTCATGTCCGAGTACAGTAATGCCAAGAAGCGCGGTTCGCTCGTCTCACTGGTGTTCGGCATGCAGGGCCTCGGGCTTGTGTTCGGGCCGGTGGTCGCGCTCACGCTTGAGGCCGCGGGCCTGGGCCACGATATCATCTGGCGGATCATGCTTGGTCTTGGTGCCCTCCCGCCGCTCGCGGTCTTGTATCTGCGTCGCACCATGCCCGAGTCCCCGCGCTACAAGGCGTTGGTGCGTGGGCAATCGGAGGCCGCGGCCCGCGACATGGCCTCCTATTCCGAAGGGCAGATCCAGGCTGCCGGCCAGACCGCCGGGAGCCGCCCGCAGCCGCGCAAGATGACTCTGCGCGCCTTCCTTGGCAACCGTCGCAACCTGCTCATGATCCTGGGGACCGCCGGCTCCTGGTTCCTGCTCGACTATGCCTTTTACGGCAACGTCATCTCGACCCCCCAGATCATAGGCCTGCTCGCACCCCACGCAAGCCGCCTGCAGGGCACGGCCTGGGCGCTTGTGATCTTTGCCGTGGCCGCGGTACCGGGTTATCTTGCCTCCATCCTGCTGATGGATCGTATCGGTCATCGCCGCTTGCAGATGATCGGCTTTGCGGTGATGGCGATAAGCTTTGGCCTGATCGCGCTCGCGCCCGGCATGACTCACGATGTGCTGCCCTTCCTGCTCTTGTATGGCGTGAGCTTCTTCTTCACCGAATTCGGACCCAACTGTACGACCTTCGTAATCCCCGCCGAGGTCTTTCCGACCGGCGGACGTACCACCGGTCACGGGATCGCGGCCGGTATCGGCAAGCTCGGCGCCTTTGTCGGCACCTTCCTGTTTCCCTTTATCAGCCACGCGGGGGGCTTGAAGGGCGCGATGATGTTTGCCGCCGGCGTCTCGTTCCTCGGTCTGCTGCTGACCCAGTTGGTCCTGCCCGAGACCAGTGGTCAGACGCTCGAGGCCTTGTCGGCCGAGACGGATGAGGAACCGATGGACGATCCACGCCTTGTGCGCACGGGCGCATCCCGCTAA
- a CDS encoding 23S rRNA (adenine(2030)-N(6))-methyltransferase RlmJ: protein MNYRHAFHAGSAADVLKHVVLLETLDLVLRKPKPLFVLDTHAGEGLYRLQPEGEADEGIRRLWERRGEWPALGGYFEAVGRFNGTRLRDYPGSPLLISERLRPEDRLVAVEEASSAHAALQQVLRAPHSQIFLGNGYHALKALLPPRERRGVILIDPPYERVTERSALLAGLKTALQRFRQGIYLIWYPIKDKRDAERLVAVLSALGDHLCVELLTWPADVKSRLNGSGLLILNPPYGLKKRLGEVVPTLAQLLTRDGTPRYRIR from the coding sequence GTGAATTATCGCCACGCCTTTCATGCCGGATCGGCGGCCGACGTCCTGAAGCATGTCGTGCTACTGGAGACCCTGGATCTGGTCTTGCGAAAGCCCAAGCCGCTCTTTGTGCTCGACACGCATGCCGGCGAGGGCCTCTACCGCCTGCAGCCGGAAGGGGAGGCCGACGAGGGTATCCGCCGCCTGTGGGAACGTCGCGGCGAGTGGCCGGCCCTGGGCGGGTATTTCGAGGCGGTGGGGCGCTTCAACGGGACGCGCCTTAGGGACTATCCGGGCTCGCCGCTCCTGATCTCCGAACGCCTGCGGCCGGAGGACCGGCTGGTGGCCGTCGAGGAGGCAAGCAGCGCCCACGCCGCATTGCAGCAGGTGTTGCGAGCCCCCCACAGCCAGATCTTTCTGGGAAACGGTTACCATGCCTTGAAGGCCCTGCTGCCGCCCCGGGAGCGCCGCGGGGTGATCCTGATCGACCCCCCCTACGAACGCGTAACGGAGCGGAGCGCCCTGCTGGCGGGCCTCAAGACCGCCTTGCAGCGCTTCCGTCAGGGGATCTACCTCATATGGTATCCGATCAAGGACAAGCGCGACGCCGAGCGCCTGGTGGCGGTCTTGTCGGCCCTCGGAGACCACCTGTGCGTGGAACTGCTCACCTGGCCCGCGGACGTCAAGAGTCGTCTCAACGGCTCGGGCCTGCTCATCCTGAACCCACCCTATGGCCTCAAAAAAAGATTGGGCGAGGTCGTGCCGACCCTCGCCCAGCTCCTCACCCGTGACGGGACGCCGCGTTACCGCATCCGTTAG
- a CDS encoding nucleotide pyrophosphohydrolase translates to MSSFNDLTERLAQFAKERDWEQFHSPKNLAMALIVEAGELVEPLQWLSEDESRALSDAQRAAVSEEAADVLLYLLRLCDRLGIDLEQAAWAKIAKNAAKYPADKVRGSARKYTDYP, encoded by the coding sequence ATGAGCAGCTTTAATGATCTCACGGAACGTCTCGCGCAATTCGCCAAGGAGCGTGACTGGGAGCAATTCCACTCCCCGAAGAACCTGGCCATGGCGCTCATCGTCGAGGCCGGCGAGCTCGTCGAGCCGCTGCAGTGGCTGAGCGAAGACGAGAGCCGGGCCCTGTCCGACGCGCAACGCGCAGCCGTGAGCGAAGAGGCGGCCGACGTCCTTCTTTATCTGTTGCGCCTCTGTGATCGGCTCGGTATCGACCTGGAACAGGCGGCGTGGGCCAAGATCGCGAAGAACGCCGCCAAATACCCCGCCGACAAGGTGCGCGGCAGTGCCCGCAAGTACACGGACTACCCGTGA
- a CDS encoding metalloregulator ArsR/SmtB family transcription factor, whose translation MTDTIQPKRLIFEQLARVAKALAQPNRLDLLEALSQGERSVEELARICLLSVANTSHHLQILRDGGFVVPRKSGVQVYYRLSGDEVTALLSALQRMGERHIAEIEQLVRRHFATIDDLTPVSQDELLRLLRTDQVVVIDVRPESEYRAGHVDGAINIPLDHLSRQLPSLPRDHEIIAYCRGPYCLLAFEAVQALREQGYRARRLQEGFPEWKARHLPLTSGPADPGQTPSPASREDLEARASLKKDIGRGRKR comes from the coding sequence GTGACCGACACGATACAACCCAAGCGGCTGATATTCGAGCAGTTGGCGCGGGTCGCCAAGGCCCTTGCGCAACCCAACCGCCTCGACCTCCTCGAGGCCTTGAGCCAGGGCGAGCGCAGCGTCGAGGAGCTGGCGCGGATCTGCCTGCTGTCGGTCGCCAATACCTCGCATCATCTCCAGATCCTCCGGGATGGCGGTTTCGTGGTGCCGCGCAAGAGCGGGGTACAGGTCTACTATCGGCTGAGCGGCGACGAGGTCACGGCGCTGCTGTCGGCATTGCAGCGCATGGGCGAACGCCATATCGCCGAGATCGAGCAGCTCGTGCGCCGACACTTCGCGACGATCGATGATCTCACCCCGGTGAGCCAGGACGAACTCCTGCGGCTCTTGCGGACCGACCAGGTCGTGGTGATTGATGTCCGCCCGGAATCCGAATATCGCGCCGGACATGTCGATGGCGCCATCAACATCCCCCTGGACCATCTTTCCCGGCAACTGCCGAGCCTGCCAAGGGACCACGAGATCATCGCCTACTGCCGGGGACCCTATTGTCTGCTGGCCTTCGAGGCGGTCCAGGCGCTTCGCGAACAGGGCTACCGCGCACGTCGCCTGCAGGAGGGATTCCCGGAATGGAAGGCGCGCCACTTGCCCCTGACATCCGGCCCGGCGGATCCCGGGCAGACCCCCTCCCCGGCGTCCCGAGAGGACCTCGAGGCGCGCGCCTCCCTCAAAAAAGATATCGGCCGGGGCCGCAAGCGCTAA
- a CDS encoding sulfite exporter TauE/SafE family protein has protein sequence MQILTAVVGTGTGLLLGLFGSGGTLIAMPTLHFLLHVPARSAIAMAFGIIAITAAIATFHYWRRGAVDLRVATLFGLFGIGGAYLGARLGALIPAAIHLTLFAVIMYYSAHRLLFTDTQADEASMGSDHPARIAAYGLGIGTFAGTVGVGGGFLIVPALILLWRLPVKRAVGTSLVAVTANSLAGFAGYASTVAVSYPIMTVFATSAVVGTFAGSALHRYLPEKTVKLGLGLFLAAIATYIIAKSLA, from the coding sequence ATGCAGATCCTGACGGCGGTCGTGGGGACCGGGACCGGCCTCTTGCTGGGCCTTTTCGGAAGCGGCGGCACCTTGATTGCCATGCCCACGTTGCACTTTCTCTTACACGTACCGGCCCGTAGCGCAATCGCCATGGCCTTCGGCATCATCGCGATCACGGCCGCCATCGCCACCTTCCACTATTGGCGGCGCGGGGCCGTCGATCTGCGCGTGGCGACCCTCTTCGGGCTATTCGGCATCGGCGGGGCCTATCTGGGCGCGCGCCTGGGGGCGCTGATCCCCGCAGCCATTCACCTGACCCTGTTTGCCGTCATCATGTATTATTCGGCCCATCGGCTGCTCTTCACCGACACACAAGCCGATGAGGCCAGCATGGGCTCCGACCATCCGGCCCGCATTGCCGCCTACGGGCTTGGCATCGGGACATTCGCGGGGACCGTGGGCGTGGGTGGCGGCTTTCTGATCGTCCCGGCCTTGATACTCCTGTGGCGACTGCCCGTAAAACGCGCCGTCGGGACCTCGCTCGTGGCGGTGACCGCCAACTCCCTGGCCGGGTTCGCCGGTTATGCCAGCACCGTCGCCGTCAGCTACCCGATCATGACGGTGTTCGCCACGAGCGCGGTGGTCGGTACCTTTGCCGGCAGCGCCTTGCATAGATACCTGCCCGAAAAGACTGTCAAGCTCGGCCTGGGTCTGTTCCTGGCTGCGATCGCGACCTACATCATCGCTAAGAGCCTGGCCTAG
- the argH gene encoding argininosuccinate lyase, producing the protein MSSPDKAWKGRFTGPTDAFVEAFTASVGFDHRLYRHDIRGSIAHARMLAAVGIIEEREATLITEGLTAIEKEIDGGRFPWSVGREDVHMNIEAALIERIGEVGKKLHTARSRNDQVATAVRLYLRDGLDGLIGQLQRLGGVFLMLAEREAETIMPGFTHLQVAQPVTLGHHILAWFEMILRDTERLIDARGRVNIMPLGAGALAGTSFPIDRHMTARALGFARPAENSLDAVSDRDFVIEFTAAAALIMIHLSRIAEELVLWSTPQFGFIELADGFCTGSSIMPQKKNPDVPELLRGKSGRVIGHLMALLVLMKGQPLAYNKDNQEDKEPLFDTLDTVRDSLRALTELLPATTFHRERMRREALRGYPTATDLADYLVRRGLPFRDAHEAAGRAVRLAIDQGVDLADLPLAALKTCSPLIEADIFPVLTLEGSLAARDHLGGTAPHQVQEAAARGRQRLADLALRSAG; encoded by the coding sequence ATGTCTTCTCCCGACAAGGCCTGGAAAGGCCGTTTCACCGGACCCACGGATGCCTTCGTCGAGGCCTTCACCGCCTCGGTCGGATTTGATCACAGGCTCTACCGTCACGATATTCGCGGCTCGATCGCGCATGCCCGCATGCTCGCCGCCGTGGGCATCATCGAGGAGCGCGAGGCGACGCTCATCACGGAAGGGCTTACCGCTATTGAAAAAGAGATCGACGGGGGCCGCTTTCCGTGGTCCGTGGGCCGCGAGGATGTGCACATGAACATCGAGGCGGCCCTCATCGAGCGCATCGGCGAGGTCGGCAAAAAGCTGCACACCGCGCGCTCACGCAACGACCAGGTGGCGACCGCCGTGCGGCTCTACCTGCGCGACGGCCTCGACGGCCTCATCGGGCAGCTGCAACGCCTGGGCGGGGTGTTTCTGATGCTGGCCGAACGCGAGGCCGAGACCATCATGCCCGGCTTCACCCATCTCCAGGTGGCCCAGCCGGTGACCCTGGGGCACCATATCCTGGCGTGGTTCGAGATGATCCTGCGCGATACCGAGCGCCTGATCGATGCCCGGGGGCGCGTGAATATCATGCCGCTCGGGGCCGGCGCGCTGGCCGGCACGAGCTTTCCGATCGACCGACACATGACCGCCCGGGCCCTGGGCTTTGCGCGGCCGGCCGAGAACTCCCTGGACGCGGTCTCCGATCGCGACTTTGTCATCGAGTTCACGGCAGCGGCGGCCTTGATCATGATCCACCTGTCGCGGATTGCCGAAGAGCTCGTGCTGTGGTCCACGCCACAGTTCGGTTTCATAGAGCTGGCCGACGGCTTTTGCACGGGCTCGTCGATCATGCCCCAAAAGAAGAACCCGGACGTCCCGGAACTGCTGCGCGGCAAGAGCGGGCGCGTCATAGGGCATCTCATGGCCCTGCTCGTGCTCATGAAGGGCCAGCCGCTTGCCTACAACAAGGACAACCAGGAAGATAAAGAACCGCTGTTCGACACCCTCGATACCGTGCGCGACTCCCTGCGCGCGCTTACTGAACTCCTACCGGCGACCACCTTCCATCGCGAGCGCATGCGCCGCGAGGCGCTACGCGGCTATCCGACCGCCACCGATCTCGCGGATTATCTGGTGCGGCGGGGCCTGCCGTTTCGGGATGCCCATGAGGCGGCGGGGCGTGCCGTGCGCTTGGCCATAGATCAGGGTGTGGACTTGGCGGATCTGCCGCTTGCGGCGCTTAAGACCTGCTCGCCCCTGATCGAGGCCGACATCTTCCCGGTACTGACCTTGGAGGGCTCGCTCGCCGCGCGCGACCATCTGGGGGGTACGGCCCCCCACCAAGTTCAGGAAGCGGCCGCGCGCGGCCGCCAGCGTCTCGCGGACCTTGCCCTTCGGAGTGCGGGTTAG
- a CDS encoding sensor histidine kinase, whose protein sequence is MKDSTSYFLPDFSSLAIAAKVLFMAEAIAVIFTIASSDGLGPAVLRRFLFLSAYTLIVALLSLGLLRIVNRGLRQLSAIVGSLVVIALMLVAVVAVTEGLINGLYALGMIPTRSPAWQLTMLVHSVLIGIVVMLLGLRYLFVSHKAQIDAKLEQEARIQALQSRIRPHFLFNSMNSIASLTRSDPPRAEAALQDLADLFRVLLADARKLVPISAEQEISRQYLEIEKLRLGDRLQVQWTVSNVPRNALIPTLTLQPLLENAIYHGIEPRFGGGMVKVELWGDQSDTLNVLISNPIPEVRKHAHGRGNKIAMDNIRQRLASHFQDAASLQTFEEGDQYHVKIKMPIVRNQGDRFLAESSR, encoded by the coding sequence ATGAAGGACTCGACGAGCTACTTTCTGCCGGACTTCAGTTCTCTCGCCATTGCCGCCAAGGTGCTGTTCATGGCCGAGGCCATCGCCGTGATATTCACGATTGCCTCAAGCGATGGTCTGGGGCCCGCGGTGTTACGCCGTTTCCTGTTCCTCTCGGCCTATACCCTGATCGTAGCCCTGCTAAGCCTCGGCCTGCTGCGGATCGTGAACCGCGGCCTGCGTCAGTTATCGGCGATCGTGGGATCCCTGGTCGTGATCGCGCTCATGCTGGTGGCGGTAGTCGCGGTCACCGAAGGTCTCATAAACGGCCTGTACGCGCTTGGCATGATCCCCACCCGCTCTCCGGCCTGGCAACTCACCATGCTCGTCCATAGCGTGCTGATCGGTATCGTCGTCATGCTCCTTGGCCTGCGTTATCTGTTCGTGTCCCATAAGGCCCAGATCGATGCCAAGCTGGAGCAGGAGGCGCGCATACAGGCGCTGCAGTCGCGCATCCGTCCGCATTTTCTTTTCAACAGCATGAACAGCATCGCAAGCCTCACGCGCAGCGACCCCCCGCGCGCCGAGGCCGCACTCCAGGATCTCGCGGATCTGTTCCGGGTGCTGCTCGCCGACGCCCGCAAGCTCGTGCCCATCAGCGCCGAGCAGGAGATATCGCGCCAATACCTCGAGATCGAAAAGTTGCGGCTGGGTGACCGCCTTCAGGTCCAGTGGACGGTCAGCAATGTGCCGCGCAACGCCCTCATCCCAACGCTGACCTTGCAGCCGCTGCTGGAAAACGCCATATATCACGGTATCGAGCCGCGCTTTGGCGGAGGCATGGTAAAGGTCGAGTTATGGGGGGACCAGTCCGACACTTTGAACGTGCTCATCAGTAATCCGATACCGGAGGTGCGCAAGCATGCTCATGGGCGCGGCAACAAGATCGCCATGGACAATATCCGCCAAAGACTCGCCTCGCATTTTCAGGACGCGGCGAGCTTGCAAACCTTCGAGGAAGGCGATCAATATCACGTCAAAATAAAAATGCCAATTGTCAGAAATCAGGGGGATCGATTCCTAGCGGAGAGTTCACGATGA